Proteins encoded within one genomic window of Gadus chalcogrammus isolate NIFS_2021 chromosome 6, NIFS_Gcha_1.0, whole genome shotgun sequence:
- the LOC130384887 gene encoding histone-lysine N-methyltransferase SETD1B-A-like: protein MESEQHSIDRKRAPQQWKSCKLIIDPLLTNGLYKVYRYDGHSFNIPVRDLGVFPVETVRDPRICRLWSKCTSAELAIPKYKIDEYYVGPVPPKEVTFARLNDNVKEAFLTEMCKKYGEVDEVEIFYNPKTIKHLGIGKVIFDTVKAARDTVRHLHDTSVMGNIIHVEVDPKGENRKRYFKLLVDGIYTPWTLPVGSNEQSLQSLIDTLPGCKPPGRESFICSPTSISTPLSLDTAYSSICQDTPQSFGLTPRSQGTPCTPYLSGTPLSQDSCYSSLQATPVQQGDPPAHTIHTVSRRDVYRKPGRHKGRHRKASYLSCLFKHFRPQPPLPLFSQTLGADSGSQAASCVENSPPSGGGPTDPSSSFFPSRSQGVVTTALSLGHGSPSQLLGTNGFSDRDDGALSPPAFRPCVTELPPSPVAASPGGLRDESESLDSRIEMLLNKSRGAGDASFPSSTLPAGDGAEGVEEPQTAFFAHRSSQYRPASDPVSVDSAWTGTGSLTPSRRSGAVSPSPVPEDEEEDETVQAVASLLRVTPSPLLSPLRNTGRRDRYVKQDKRSPASRRSAVFTSKGTFQSPPPCFPGPARIPTPHFRFPLPSIPPSVPLFPLRLPNGTIPFPPPCWPPPPSLGPGCGIARPPPSIPPPPPTLLGPRRTLMAPPAAAVHPGHSYPLHVQPPQHLGMPSLPGQASAPWAGLPLPRFNPFMPPPGYEPRREDPNRGTVEKVIQVFMEELSSIIKKDITRRMVEVVAFKAFDKWWDDQEQKSKMFEVPLQTGSGRPEQRAKPKKPLCPIIGQHKPVQLPSFKHNVPPENTEPEKVRDGDELRSETADAWSGGGAALRRRHARPLLLDDSDDEAEEGGAAKTKENEIHHQEEEERSGAVRAAPLTQCNTEDHDEMENQNVQSQTEHEEVIISSAECFSDSESLSEVCSSFWEDSDGSSVSGSSISGTESNKAPSVSGSESMEGSSVSSASVSGSESIEASSDCDLSSEEEDYNRKEPDSDEGYIVISSDEERIDLESPASPRAPQTPQTPQTPLTPGARLELTGLQDWYDGLEGESPGKDQYTDLLDPLLENYPAGLHPGPLQSPFMQGMEATFDLPMDSPEWRPDSPATLETLRPPTPTGSLGYGDPDLLVGGKPTPPAAEAAERPRTPGRGIAGEDSTDEFLSLPLTGRLVANPLLSPSPELHASYPTDQDRPKTPGREEGRGWGLPHASARVPATPGGAASPSNEATAAMFTPPLSLCSQPYVRTPRTPGRDIVLRHGPPARRRRRRSGAMGGRGGPPSEGSPLPHRFLPDTSAEPQASKGPWVTLATASRPLQGLENMPGLLHSDGQRGACRESGEQWQRERRARRKRRRRWVRQRRRRRWSKSPPCRSPPWSRSQCEETEVLHDVWREGLDEEDARLLLLSHQRLLRRDNGLGWLSDTLWVPHPPSPLTSSTPGSDEDRDAEHGSGCARSEGFYTISRTEKLKNLNDARLAPEPPASSALGFSTSAHPQSSLRAGSDFRSEQRRLLSSFSCDSDLVKFNQLKFRKKRIRFARSHIHDWGLFALEPIAADELVIEYVGQTIRQVMADMREKQYEEQGIGSSYLFRVDQDTIIDATKCGNLARFINHSCNPNCYAKIITVESQKKIVIYSRQPIAVSEEITYDYKFPIEDEKIPCLCGADGCHGTLN from the exons ATGGAAAGCGAACAACACAGCATTGACAGAAAGAGAGCGCCTCAGCAGTGGAAAAGTTGCAAGCTCATTATAGACCCTTTGTTGACGAATGGATTGTACAAAGTATATCGCTACGATGGACACTCTTTCAACATCCCCGTAAGA GACCTAGGAGTGTTCCCCGTGGAAACTGTTCGTGATCCTCGCATCTGTCGCCTGTGGAGCAAGTGCACAAGCGCTGAGTTAGCGATTCCTAAATATAAG ATCGACGAGTACTATGTGGGTCCAGTTCCTCCTAAAGAAGTGACGTTTGCCCGGTTAAATGACAACGTGAAGGAAGCGTTCTTGACCGAAATGTGCAAAAAGTATGGTGAAGTGGACGAAGTGGAAATATTCTACAACCCTAAGACCATAAAGCATTTAGGAATCGGAAAAGTGATTTTTGACACTGTCAAGGCTGCGAGAGACACTGTGCGACACCTCCATGACACGTCCGTGATGGGGAACATCATCCACGTAGAGGTCGATCCAAAAG GTGAAAACCGGAAGCGTTACTTCAAACTTCTAGTAGATGGAATTTATACCCCTTGGACATTACCAGTGGGAAGCAATGAGCAAAGCCTTCAAAGTCTTATTGACACTTTACCG GGCTGTAAACCTCCAGGAAGAGAGAGTTTCATCTGCAGTCCCACCAGCATCAgtacccctctgtctctggACACAGCCTACTCCAGCATCTGCCAAGACACCCCTCAAAGCTTCGGCCTGACCCCTCGTTCTCAGGGAACCCCTTGCACCCCTTACCTCTCCGGGACACCCCTCTCACAGGACTCCTGCTACTCCAGCCTGCAGGCCACCCCCGTCCAGCAAGGGGACCCCCCCGCGCACACCATCCATACCGTGTCCCGACGGGACGTCTATCGCAAACCAGGGAGGCACAAGGGAAGACACCGCAAAGCCTCGTACCTCAGCTGCCTCTTCAAGCACTTCCGCCCGCAGCCGCCGCTGCCGCTCTTCAGCCAGACATTGGGGGCAGACAGCGGTTCGCAAGCGGCTTCGTGTGTCGAGAACTCGCCGCCCTCAGGTGGAGGGCCCACAGATccctcctccagcttcttccCCTCCAGATCCCAAGGGGTCGTCACCACCGCCCTCAGTCTCGGCCACGGCTCGCCCTCCCAACTCCTCGGCACAAACGGCTTCTCCGACCGGGATGACGGAGCGCTCTCCCCCCCGGCGTTCCGTCCGTGCGTCACGGAGCTACCGCCCTCTCCGGTCGCCGCCTCTCCGGGGGGCCTCCGCGATGAGTCGGAGAGCCTGGACTCCCGCATCGAGATGCTGCTGAACAAGAGCCGTGGCGCCGGCGacgcctccttcccctcctccacgTTACCCGCCGGAGACGGTGCAGAGGGCGTGGAGGAACCGCAGACAGCCTTTTTTGCACACCGCTCTTCTCAGTACCGCCCGGCCTCAGACCCGGTGTCGGTGGACTCGGCGTGGACCGGCACTGGCTCCCTGACGCCGAGCCGCCGTTCCGGGGCCGTTAGCCCATCTCCTGTCcctgaggacgaggaggaggacgagacgGTCCAGGCAGTGGCCTCTCTCCTGAGAGTCACTCCGTCTCCCCTGCTGTCCCCTCTCAGAAATACAGGGAGGAGG GATCGCTATGTCAAGCAGGACAAGAGGAGCCCTGCGAGCAGAAGGTCTGCAGTTTTCACATCCAAAGGAACCTTCcagtctcctcccccctgcttcCCTGGCCCCGCCCGGATACCGACCCCCCACTTCAggttcccccttccctccatccctccctctgttcCCCTGTTCCCTCTGCGCCTGCCCAACGGCACCATCCCCTTTCCTCCGCCCTGCTGgcccccgcctccctctctgGGCCCGGGCTGTGGCATCGCCAGACCCCCTCcgtccatccctccaccaccacccactttGCTCGGGCCGCGTCGAACACTTATGGCACCGCCCGCTGCTGCTGTTCATCCTGGGCACTCGTACCCTTTACACGTGCAACCCCCCCAGCACCTCGGCATGCCCAGCCTGCCAGGGCAGGCCAGCGCCCCCTGGGCCGGTCTGCCCCTGCCCCGCTTCAACCCCTTCATGCCTCCGCCAGGGTATGAGCCCCGAAGGGAGGACCCTAACAGAGGGACCGTGGAGAAGGTTATACAGGTGTTCATGGAAGAGCTGTCGTCCATCATTAAGAAGGACATCACACGCAGAATGGTGGAAGTGGTGGCCTTCAAGGCCTTTGACAAATGGTGGGACGACCAGGAGCAGAAGTCTAAA ATGTTCGAGGTCCCTTTACAGACAGGCTCAGGAAGACCTGAACAGAGGGCTAAACCAAAGAAGCCACTATGCCCGATCATCGGCCAGCATAAACCAGTTCAACTGCCCTCCTTCAAG CACAACGTTCCACCTGAAAACACAG AACCAGAGAAGGTACGCGATGGCGACGAGCTCAGGTCGGAGACGGCTGACGCGTGGAGCGGCGGCGGTGCAGCGCTCAGACGGAGGCACGCCCGGCCGTTGCTGCTGGACGACTCCGACGACGAGGCGGAGGAAGGTGGCGCTGCGAAGACGAAGGAGAATGAGATTCACCaccaggaggaagaagagcGTTCCGGAGCGGTCAGGGCAGCTCCTCTCACCCAG TGTAACACAGAGGACCATGATGAGATGGAGAACCAGAATGTACAAAGTCAGACGGAGCATGAAGAGGTCATCATCTCCAGTGCTGAGTGTTTCTCAGACAGCG aGTCTCTTTCAGAGGTGTGCAGCAGCTTCTGGGAGGACAGCGATGGCTCCTCAGTCTCCGGCTCCTCAATCTCAGGCACCGAGAGCAACAAGGCCCCCTCGGTCTCTGGCTCTGAGAGCATGGAGGGCTCATCGGTCTCCAGCGCCTCAGTCTCAGGCTCTGAGAGCATCGAGGCCTCCTCCGACTGTGACCTCAGCTCTGAGGAGGAAGACTATAACCGCAAAGAGCCGGACAGCGATGAAGGCTACATTGTTATATCATCGGACGAGGAGCGGATAGACCTGGAGTCCCCTGCCAGCCCCCGGGCTCCCCAGACACCCCAGACCCCGCAGACCCCTCTCACCCCGGGGGCCAGGCTGGAGCTGACCGGACTGCAGGACTGGTACGATGGTCTGGAAGGAGAGAGTCCTGGGAAAGACCAATACACGGACCTGCTGGACCCTTTGCTGGAGAACTACCCAGCAGGCTTGCACCCGGGTCCCCTCCAGTCTCCCTTCATGCAAG GGATGGAGGCCACCTTCGACCTGCCGATGGACAGCCCGGAGTGGAGACCGGACTCACCGGCGACCCTGGAGACCCTGCGGCCGCCGACCCCGACCGGCTCCCTGGGGTACGGCGACCCGGACCTTCTGGTGGGGGGCAAGCCGACGCCCCCTGCTGCGGAGGCGGCCGAGCGGCCACGCACCCCCGGCCGCGGCATCGCCGGGGAGGACTCCACAGACGAgttcctctccctgcctctgacGGGACGCCTGGTGGCCAaccccctgctctccccctccccagagcTCCACGCTTCGTACCCCACCGACCAGGACCGGCCCAAGACcccggggagggaggaggggagaggatggggtCTCCCGCACGCCTCCGCAAGGGTCCCGGCCACCCCAGGAGGAGCGGCGAGTCCCTCGAATGAGGCCACCGCCGCGATGTTTACACCCCCGCTGTCCTTGTGCAGCCAACCCTACGTCAGAACTCCCAGGACCCCTGGCCGGGACATTGTCCTCCGCCACGGACCTCCCGcccgcaggaggaggaggaggagtggggcgATGGGAGGAAGGGGTGGTCCGCCCTCTGAAGGGTCTCCTCTTCCCCACCGCTTTCTCCCAGACACCTCAGCAGAGCCCCAGGCCTCCAAGGGCCCGTGGGTCACCTTGGCAACCGCCTCCAGGCCTCTCCAAGGGCTGGAGAACATGCCTGGGCTCCTGCACAGTGACGGCCAGAGGGGGGCCTGCCGGGAGAGCGGGGAGCAgtggcagagggagaggagggcgaggaggaagaggaggagacggtgggTGCGCCAGCGGAGACGACGGAGGTGGTCTAAATCCCCTCCCTGCCGGTCGCCCCCCTGGTCCCGGTCCCAGTGCGAGGAGACGGAGGTCCTCCACGACGTGTGGAGGGAGGGCCTGGATGAGGAGGACGCTCGGCTCCTGCTGCTCTCCCACCAGAGGCTGCTGCGCCGGGACAACGGGCTGGGCTGGCTCAGTGACACCCTGTGGGTGCCTCACCCCC CCTCACCACTGACCAGCAGCACCCCAGGGAGCGATGAGGACCGCGATGCCGAGCACGGCAGTGGCTGCGCCCGCAGCGAGGGCTTCTACACCATCAGCCGGACAGAGAAACTCAAAAATCTGAACGACGCACGACTGGCCCCGGAGCCGCCGGCCTCCAGCGCACTG GGCTTCTCCACGTCAGCCCATCCTCAGAGCTCGCTAAGGGCCGGCTCCGACTTCAGGTCGGAACAGCGCCGCCTGCTGTCCTCCTTCAGCTGTGACAGCGACCTGGTCAAGTTCAACCAGCTGAAG TTCCGCAAGAAGAGGATCCGTTTTGCCAGGAGCCACATCCACGACTGGGGCCTCTTTGCCTTGGAACCCATAGCAGCAGACGAGCTGGTCATTGAGTATGTGGGCCAGACCATCAGACAG GTGATGGCGGACATGCGGGAGAAGCAGTACGAGGAGCAGGGCATCGGGAGCAGCTACCTGTTCAGGGTGGACCAGGACACCATCATAGACGCCACCAAGTGTGGGAACCTGGCCCGCTTCATCAACCACAGCTGCAAC CCCAACTGCTACGCTAAGATCATCACGGTGGAGTCCCAGAAGAAGATCGTCATCTACTCCAGGCAGCCCATCGCCGTCAGCGAGGAGATCACCTACGACTACAAGTTCCCCATCGAAGACGAGAAGATCCCCTGCCTGTGTGGGGCTGACGGCTGCCATGGCACCCTGAACTAG
- the orai1a gene encoding calcium release-activated calcium channel protein 1: protein MSLNEHSLQALSWRKLYLSRAKLKATSRTSALLSGFAMVAMVEVQLDPNHEYPPGLLIAFSACTTILVAVHLFALMISTCILPNLEAVSNVHNLNSVNESPHERMHRHIELAWAFSTVIGTLLFLTEVVLLCWVKFLPLRRPEDKDNGQISPGEAAAIASTCIMVPFGVVFIMFAIHFYRTLVSHKTDRQIKELERVIQLQNQLDHGGEAADDLQGSVHFPMV, encoded by the exons ATGAGTTTGAACGAGCACTCCTTGCAGGCGCTGTCATGGAGAAAACTTTATTTGAGTAGAGCAAAGCTGAAAGCTACGAGTCGTACCTCTGCTCTTTTGTCAGGTTTCGCCATG GTTGCCATGGTGGAGGTCCAGCTGGACCCCAACCACGAGTACCCCCCTGGGCTCCTCATCGCCTTCAGCGCCTGCACCACCATCCTGGTGGCGGTGCACCTCTTCGCACTCATGATCAGCACCTGCATCCTGCCCAACCTCGAGGCCGTCAGCAACGTCCACAACCTGAACTCGGTCAACGAATCCCCGCACGAGCGCATGCACCGGCACATTGAGCTGGCCTGGGCCTTCTCCACCGTCATCGGCACGCTGCTGTTCCTGACGGAGGTGGTGCTCCTGTGCTGGGTTAAGTTCCTGCCGCTGCGGCGCCCCGAGGACAAGGACAACGGGCAGATCAGCCCCGGCGAGGCGGCCGCCATAGCCTCCACGTGCATCATGGTGCCCTTCGGCGTGGTGTTCATCATGTTCGCTATTCACTTCTACCGCACGCTGGTCAGCCACAAGACGGACCGGCAGATCAAGGAGCTGGAGCGCGTGATCCAGCTCCAGAACCAGCTGGACCACGGGGGCGAGGCGGCCGATGACCTCCAGGGGTCTGTCCACTTCCCCATGGTCTAG
- the LOC130384888 gene encoding uncharacterized protein LOC130384888 has product MSTEEECILLLLLHRQRQRRKRRDRRWYVRPLNTTRDRDGEFVSLVLPMRSLDEERHFQYFRMSAPKFDDLLSRVIRYLPDSHQNHRNPIGATQRLAVTLRYLATGIGLQALSASYKMGTSTVSGIVEEMCSAIWDALQGEFVAFPSRGQWQDIAEEFWRQWQFPLCVGAIDGKHVRLRAPARSGSDYYNYKGFFSIALMAAADANYRFIYVDVGAYGRESDGGVLGRSAFGSRLAEGNLNLPAPAVLPGTTTPSPYFFLGDEAFPLQVNLMRPYPGTNLQDRKRIYNYRQARARRVVENAFGILAARFRIFGRPIDCQPEKAVKIVKACVALHNFLASTERARYMPASFVDTTADTGEVQPGEWRQHVEGDRNRLLVVVVVVVPVLVVVYVGS; this is encoded by the exons ATGTCTACGGAAGAAGAGTGCATTTTATTGCTCCTTTTACACCGGCAACGACAACGCAGGAAGCGCAGAGATAGGCGgtggtatgtgcgccctttgaataccacacgagatcgggatggggaatttgtttctctggtgcttccaatgcgaagcctggacgaggagaggcatttccaATATTTCCGTATGTCGGCGCCAAAGTtcgatgatctcctttcgcgagtcatccgttACCTTCCCGACTCACACCAAAACCACCGGAACCCGATCGGGGCTACCCAAAGGCTTGCGGTTACCTTGAGGTACCTGGCAACCGGCATCGGCCTGCAAGCTCTTTCGGCGAGCTACAAGATGGGCACCAGCACTGTGTCGGGCATCGTGGAGGAGATGTGTTCTGCCATCTGGGACGCCCTTCAGGGGGAGTTCGTGGCCTTTCCTTCCCGCGGTCAGTGGCAGGACATAGCGGAGGAATTTTGGAGGCAGTGGCAGTTTCCCCTGTGTGTCGGGGCGATTGACGGGAAGCATGTCAGACTCAGAGCTCCAGCACGATCGGGAAGTGACTACTACAACTACAAaggttttttttcaattgcccttatggctgctgctgatgccaACTACAGATTCATTTATGTAGATGTTGGCGCATACGGGCGTGAGAGCGATGGAGGTGTCTTGGGTCGCAGTGCCTTCGGATCCAGACTGGCAGAGGGCAACCTCAATCTACCCGCCCCTGCTGTCCTACCAGGCACCACAACGCCCAGTCCTTATTTTTTTCTGGGGGATGAGGCCTTTCCCCTACAGGTGAACCTGATGCGTCCCTATCCAG GTACTAACCTGCAGGATAGGAAGCGCATCTACAACTACCGACAGGCCAGGGCGAGACGCGTAGTGGAGAATGCCTTTGGCATATTGGCTGCGCGCTTCAGAATCTTTGGCCGTCCAATTGACTGCCAACCTGAAAAGGCGGTGAAGATTGTGAAGGCGTGCGTGGCTCTCCACAACTTCCTGGCATCCACCGAACGAGCCAGATACATGCCCGCCTCCTTTGTGGATACGACCGCTGACACCGGAGAGGTCCAGCCTGGAGAGTGGAGGCAGCATGTCGAGGGGGACCGGAATAGg CTCctcgtggtggtggttgtggtggtgccggtgttggtggtggtgtacgTTGGCTCCTAG